The Lolium perenne isolate Kyuss_39 chromosome 6, Kyuss_2.0, whole genome shotgun sequence genome segment tccactaatttcatagatcttgctagatttgcacatgaaccctagacatggaaactagatttgaaatggctatgtatgtgttgaatgtgtatgtgtaggaaccctagatatgtaggaaccctagatatgtaggaaccctagatgtgttgaatgaaattttacatgtatgtgttgaaatcctatgtatgcatgtgttgaaatgtctaatatttgcctagcaaatgcattcaaatttgttacatatgcctattatttgtgatggaataactcatgtATTCTTGATCCAAATATTTGTATGTGTGTATGTATGGAACCTTATGTATGTATGTGGTGAAAGGCAAAATTGGAGCATGTATTTGGATATGAACTCTCATGTATGTGTGATGTATAGGTGATTCGAAAGttagatatattctcatgtattcttgatggaataactcatatttgttaggaatgtatgtgtgatggcttatttggatatattctcatgtatgtgttgctcatacatgtaggatggtgtggcttctggatgaagagtacgacaggttgcaccgggctgttcatatgacggagaagggaacggatcttcaacctttgaagattcgttaccatggcacatcggatataccgtatgacgagaggtacacggagttcatccggcctaccggtcttctcccgttcatatcccttgtaagccgtggggggccactcatgaacccctcggcactcaccgcccttgtcgaccggtggaggccggagactcacaccttccacttgagggccggcgagatggcccctactctccaggatgtttccatgatccttggactacctattcagggcgagccactgtgtatgaacacagcttctgatgggtggcgccagcagatggaggtgcttattggcagggctcctccgccgccagcagatccaaagaagagagctcccgccggcgcgtctttcgaatggatcaggactaactttggagaatgccggaagaggccgacgaggacactcggaggacgtacgcccgcgtgtacttatggtacatgatttcgaggactctctttcctgacagtggggggaagctggcccattggtgttggctgaaggcgctaacggtgttggataaccgttggagttggggaacagcggcacttgcctacctctaccggcaggtgatgatttgctctatgtactattttcctatagtagtgtgctagacaaagtactaaccaaatgtcttacatgcgcagttggacgaagcttgtcgcagaactgggagcaggactgggagcggcggtattggtggatgcatgctcctactttccgtatggagctgggaccgcctatcagttgggcggcctagggtactcaacgagaggccatggcctcattacCCTCACTCTcctgatcgggagcccacttgggcatacctttgggacaatgtctcggagatgtcgggcgatccaaagatcatgtacatgcagtacactgcggagttggacactcttaccgctgagcaggtaaccgatcactcttttgcaatcctagttttcattgattctactggcatgttctaaattctgagatgtttgtatgctgcaggtggaatgggagccatatggtagctactaccgtattggcgcgtcgatgactgacctcaaccacaagtgcacggaggaggcgcggttctggcgtatgcgctgcccactcatatgcatgtggcttgttgaacaccaccagccgcaaagagtgatgagacagtttgggctgtatcaggagtgcccaccagtgtggcaagacacggacaaggcgcttcataggtaaacttctggaatcatgcgatggaagattcttgatagaagatgtacaaactaacttgttgattcttgcaggcttgataggcagcggcagaggaagatcacaaattggccagtccatcatagcggccacatcgcagcgttccaacagtgtttggaagcggcacggaatgtacgatactatgatgtggtggatttgtaaccatgaacgggatgacgcagaacactgcacgaaagatgcggcggttagccagcttgctaggttgccgggaagccgaaatcgctacatcttcctcttcagaagagcgggaggtatggactattttgttgctgtcaaacatgttcttactaatttcaactttgtaatctcatgtgttcgtgtctgtgaagattcctgaggacgagctaattctgagtcaagccatacttccaaagcgtacctccaagcaagccgcacggtcagcttaccagttgaagccaaggggcaagggtccaaaccggtacactccggaagattatgtcagccgaggaaagaaggttgtcactgaggaggatgaggggccgcGGCGGAGATCAgatatgtcgaggatgaggaacgacgagccgttctcttcagaggaggaggaggatgaggaggaggaggaggaggagcaggagcaggagcagcaggagcagcagcaggagcagcagcaggagcagccacggcagcggacgaagaggatggccgtccggaagcagcccgcgaggacggcacgtcgaggacgcTACTAGGATGTGCCCACGAGTTGTTGTGAACTCTATATTCATA includes the following:
- the LOC127309884 gene encoding uncharacterized protein, translated to MRRLASLLGCREAEIATSSSSEEREIPEDELILSQAILPKRTSKQAARSAYQLKPRGKGPNRYTPEDYVSRGKKVVTEEDEGPRRRSDMSRMRNDEPFSSEEEEDEEEEEEEQEQEQQEQQQEQQQEQPRQRTKRMAVRKQPARTARRGRY